Proteins encoded together in one Streptomyces umbrinus window:
- a CDS encoding dynamin family protein — MMPVEEARDELKHLLDRCEQWLGTVAEVSEILPESATADLESDVERIQAMSTRALSAMLNVALLGRQSSGKSFLISGLQGHLEYVPIIDEDGEQSDEYLGLLPSSASPNTACPSTIVPVGDDPKVDATGRGLLQVKFKGIADWVEIGTNLHRAEVAAYVAADGNVTDRHPDHVNRQVERIELLLSRTRLPIKLFDLPGSESENETHDDILYEAWKEADCFIYVSQATEALTSHELSLIKDLYAHAEPGGKPVLWVLSGIDRAAQREHGQAAWKNVLTTNNQYLRDRHRGAGDFVNDGFLPVSAALEARAEHEEAHNGDGSVLRRRSRMGELRERLQALLESGAGYKHLKQVGEEAGWLVRRRRRSITDMLEAHRVTVDDLETQRDHLRDRLDGMDDSVVRMRAELNDELDRRIRIAQRPFGGLADELHRGLDEFIDSGNLSAEHAHDIDVRYVQLFNEWMTGPEGPGTLWEGEREALDQLARQILRSELEDEDAGSELVAPESLDPETIPAQTELGRPWRAYSMVQTAANTLGVASPLAGGAVWLTTSLSLATIALPVGAAVIAAIGIARITDVLKERESKIQQARQERKAMIDEQAKQARNGFEEMVRGQGRLLIDAAEEHHQRHRARLRSTLDEVVHRINADDTARSRAIVERLTPVDEAGHAVATRIQDLLDRNRSA, encoded by the coding sequence ATGATGCCGGTGGAAGAAGCAAGGGACGAGCTGAAGCACCTCTTGGACCGCTGCGAACAGTGGCTGGGCACGGTTGCCGAGGTCTCGGAGATCCTTCCGGAGTCGGCGACCGCCGATCTCGAGTCGGATGTCGAGCGCATCCAGGCCATGAGCACCCGCGCCCTGTCGGCCATGCTCAACGTGGCACTGCTGGGGCGGCAGTCCTCCGGGAAGAGCTTCCTGATCAGCGGTCTCCAAGGCCACCTCGAGTACGTGCCGATCATCGACGAGGACGGCGAGCAGTCGGACGAGTACCTCGGCCTCCTCCCCTCGTCCGCGAGCCCGAACACCGCCTGCCCTTCGACGATCGTCCCCGTGGGAGACGATCCCAAGGTCGACGCGACGGGCCGCGGGCTGCTGCAGGTGAAGTTCAAGGGGATCGCCGACTGGGTGGAGATCGGCACGAATCTGCACCGCGCCGAAGTGGCCGCCTACGTGGCGGCGGACGGCAACGTCACCGATCGCCACCCCGACCACGTCAACCGCCAGGTCGAGCGGATCGAGCTGCTCCTCTCCCGGACCCGTCTGCCGATCAAGCTCTTCGACCTGCCCGGCTCGGAGTCCGAGAACGAGACACACGACGACATCCTGTACGAGGCATGGAAGGAGGCCGACTGCTTCATCTACGTGAGCCAGGCCACCGAGGCCCTGACCTCCCACGAACTGAGCCTGATCAAGGATCTGTACGCCCACGCGGAACCCGGAGGCAAGCCGGTGCTCTGGGTCCTGTCCGGGATCGACCGGGCCGCACAGCGCGAGCACGGCCAGGCTGCCTGGAAGAACGTGCTGACCACCAACAATCAGTATCTGCGCGACCGTCACCGCGGAGCCGGGGACTTCGTCAATGACGGGTTCCTCCCCGTCTCGGCGGCATTGGAGGCCAGGGCCGAGCACGAGGAGGCCCACAACGGAGACGGAAGCGTGCTCAGACGACGCAGCCGCATGGGCGAGTTGCGCGAGCGCCTCCAGGCCCTGTTGGAGTCCGGCGCCGGCTACAAGCACCTGAAGCAGGTCGGTGAAGAGGCGGGCTGGCTCGTGCGGCGACGACGGCGAAGCATCACCGACATGCTCGAGGCGCATCGCGTGACCGTCGACGACCTGGAGACGCAGCGCGACCATCTCCGTGACCGTCTGGACGGCATGGACGACTCCGTCGTACGGATGCGGGCGGAACTGAACGACGAACTGGACCGCAGGATCCGTATCGCCCAGCGGCCGTTCGGCGGCCTGGCGGACGAACTGCACCGGGGCCTGGACGAGTTCATCGATTCGGGCAACCTGAGCGCCGAGCACGCCCACGACATCGACGTCCGCTATGTCCAGCTCTTCAACGAGTGGATGACCGGGCCCGAAGGACCCGGCACCCTCTGGGAGGGCGAACGCGAGGCACTCGACCAGCTCGCCCGGCAGATCCTGCGGTCGGAGCTCGAGGACGAGGACGCCGGATCCGAACTGGTCGCGCCCGAGTCGCTCGACCCCGAGACCATCCCGGCGCAGACGGAGCTGGGTCGCCCCTGGCGGGCGTACTCCATGGTCCAGACCGCGGCGAACACACTCGGTGTGGCCAGCCCCCTCGCCGGCGGAGCCGTCTGGCTGACGACCAGTCTCAGTCTCGCCACCATCGCGCTCCCCGTGGGAGCGGCCGTCATCGCCGCCATCGGCATCGCCAGGATCACGGACGTTCTCAAGGAACGGGAGTCCAAGATCCAGCAGGCCCGCCAGGAACGCAAGGCCATGATCGACGAGCAGGCGAAGCAGGCCCGTAACGGCTTCGAGGAGATGGTGCGGGGCCAGGGCCGGCTCCTGATCGACGCGGCCGAGGAGCACCATCAGCGGCACAGGGCCCGTCTGCGCTCGACGCTGGACGAGGTGGTGCACCGCATCAACGCGGACGACACGGCCAGGAGCCGTGCGATCGTCGAACGCCTCACGCCGGTCGACGAGGCGGGCCACGCCGTCGCCACCCGCATCCAGGACCTGCTCGACCGCAACCGGTCGGCCTGA
- a CDS encoding NACHT domain-containing protein, whose amino-acid sequence MAVLGEGQGSGVLLGLNLVLTARHVADGSGVVEVIHPSSRRPVECEVIWADEVLDAALLRAESAVISAEHAAPLGRPRVGRVALASPLSHCQIVGFPQIQRYGDQGDDLEYEQYRGTVLPMAGRMRNVLVCELDVPAADERGSEVSPLAGLSGAPVFAGAVLLGVVTQVPRSRSHFRIEAAPIDAAMTSVRRIRWNPTFEEITDVHPKDELFEARYAKDLAAQYRKTEIFGIEELGRTESRWDLDTAYLSLEAEAATPDGRPEARPSAQRIESLLKTRPRALLRGQAGAGKTTLVWWLAAHAANGTLNMKLAQLNGLVPFVIPMREVYARGGRFPAVSELLSAGRVISDDAPEGWAGRVLEAGRGLLLVDGLDEVPPEEREKARRWLSALLDRYPETRCLATVRPDAVEEDWLRSEGFTELTLLPMSDEDIQSFVTAWHNAARLEAERVYDAHRCGDERQLLTSLEQDLAHQLRQNPALRDLARTPLLCAVICALHRRRRGLLPTTRWSLYRAALAMLLGGRDAARGVPHPDDISLDSDEQHALLQRLAIWLVRTEQQQMTHEQATQQLDLAMRDMSQIRTQTTPERALRFLVARSGLLQERTDDAIQFIHRTFQDFLAAKEFHESGYVLELLNHGGDEAWRDVIVLAVGHATRTDAQLLIERLVQFGDVVEGREEKWYLHVLAAQCATSLLSLDAALMEVVRGRVRALLPPQNHSEAGDIASLAAWAVELLPGPGEKDGFGEYIVEALTRIRTADARQKLKQFALHPGIDVGVPIALGWIHQPAEEYAREVLADSGIYSLYVQNSSQLAQLPHLEPIPSIIVDGSYTAEELDAHLPTRYVEVISLRNNRKITHLDFLRTREQLHALDLDLPVGTLDLLTALAPLPSVRRLKLNGLRDYADMSQLPRVFPGLTGLTLQLEEGAAEPPDPKVLGAEALGALFGRQLRVVVQ is encoded by the coding sequence GTGGCGGTCCTTGGGGAGGGGCAGGGCAGCGGAGTACTGCTCGGCCTCAACCTGGTGCTCACTGCGCGGCACGTGGCGGACGGCAGCGGTGTCGTGGAGGTGATCCATCCGTCGAGCAGGAGGCCGGTGGAATGCGAGGTCATCTGGGCTGACGAGGTCCTCGATGCCGCTCTGCTGAGGGCTGAGTCGGCGGTGATCAGCGCCGAGCATGCCGCGCCTTTGGGGCGGCCCCGGGTGGGCCGCGTTGCCCTGGCATCTCCGCTGTCGCACTGCCAGATCGTCGGGTTCCCCCAGATCCAGCGCTATGGGGACCAGGGCGACGACCTCGAGTACGAGCAGTATCGCGGGACCGTGCTGCCCATGGCCGGACGCATGCGGAACGTCCTGGTCTGTGAACTCGACGTGCCTGCCGCAGACGAGCGAGGTAGTGAGGTATCACCGCTGGCGGGGCTGTCGGGGGCTCCGGTCTTCGCCGGAGCGGTGCTCCTCGGGGTGGTGACCCAGGTGCCCCGGAGCCGCTCCCACTTCAGGATCGAGGCGGCCCCGATCGACGCCGCGATGACATCGGTTCGGCGGATCCGCTGGAATCCCACGTTCGAGGAGATCACCGATGTCCACCCCAAGGACGAGCTGTTCGAAGCCCGGTACGCCAAGGACCTGGCGGCGCAGTACCGCAAGACGGAGATCTTCGGCATCGAGGAACTCGGCCGTACCGAGTCCCGCTGGGATCTCGACACGGCCTATCTGAGTCTGGAGGCCGAGGCCGCCACCCCGGACGGACGCCCGGAAGCAAGGCCCTCCGCGCAGCGCATCGAGTCCCTGTTGAAGACACGCCCTCGCGCCCTGCTACGCGGTCAGGCGGGCGCCGGCAAGACCACTCTCGTCTGGTGGCTGGCAGCCCACGCGGCGAACGGCACCCTCAACATGAAGCTCGCCCAGTTGAACGGCCTGGTGCCCTTCGTCATCCCGATGCGCGAGGTGTACGCGCGGGGCGGACGGTTCCCGGCGGTGTCGGAACTCCTGTCCGCCGGACGAGTCATCTCGGACGATGCCCCCGAAGGCTGGGCCGGTCGAGTCCTGGAGGCCGGCCGAGGGCTGCTCCTGGTGGACGGCCTGGACGAAGTCCCGCCGGAGGAACGGGAGAAGGCCCGCCGCTGGCTCTCCGCACTGCTCGACCGGTACCCGGAAACCCGGTGCCTGGCCACCGTCCGCCCCGACGCGGTCGAGGAGGACTGGCTCCGTTCCGAGGGCTTCACCGAACTGACACTGCTGCCCATGAGCGACGAGGACATCCAGTCCTTCGTCACCGCCTGGCACAACGCCGCGCGCTTGGAGGCCGAGCGCGTCTACGACGCCCACCGGTGCGGCGACGAGAGGCAACTCCTCACCTCCCTGGAACAGGACCTTGCCCACCAGCTGCGGCAGAACCCGGCACTGCGCGATCTCGCCCGCACCCCGCTCCTCTGCGCCGTGATCTGCGCCCTGCACCGGCGCCGCCGCGGCCTCCTGCCCACAACGCGCTGGTCCCTGTACCGAGCTGCCCTGGCCATGCTTCTCGGCGGCCGCGACGCCGCACGTGGCGTGCCCCACCCCGATGACATCAGCCTCGACTCGGACGAACAGCACGCCCTGCTCCAACGGCTCGCCATCTGGCTGGTGCGGACCGAGCAGCAGCAGATGACCCATGAGCAGGCGACGCAACAACTCGACCTCGCGATGCGGGACATGTCGCAGATCCGTACCCAGACGACACCTGAGCGAGCGCTGCGTTTTCTTGTCGCACGCAGTGGTCTGCTGCAGGAGCGGACGGACGACGCGATCCAGTTCATCCACCGGACGTTCCAGGATTTCCTCGCGGCGAAGGAGTTCCACGAGAGCGGGTATGTCCTCGAACTTCTGAATCACGGGGGCGACGAGGCCTGGCGGGACGTGATCGTGCTGGCCGTCGGCCACGCGACGCGGACGGATGCGCAGCTGCTCATCGAGAGGCTGGTCCAGTTCGGGGACGTCGTGGAAGGGCGGGAGGAGAAGTGGTACCTCCATGTGTTGGCCGCCCAGTGCGCCACCAGCCTTTTGTCACTGGACGCGGCGCTGATGGAGGTCGTGAGGGGGCGCGTTCGAGCCCTGCTGCCTCCGCAGAACCACTCAGAAGCCGGAGACATCGCGAGCCTGGCTGCTTGGGCCGTCGAACTGTTGCCGGGGCCGGGGGAGAAGGACGGTTTCGGCGAGTACATCGTCGAGGCTCTCACGAGGATCCGTACGGCGGACGCACGGCAGAAGCTGAAGCAGTTCGCGTTGCATCCCGGGATCGACGTTGGGGTCCCGATCGCTCTGGGTTGGATTCACCAGCCCGCAGAGGAGTACGCCCGCGAAGTGCTGGCCGACTCCGGTATTTACTCGCTGTATGTTCAGAACAGCTCGCAGCTGGCTCAGCTGCCACACTTGGAACCGATCCCCAGCATCATCGTGGACGGGTCCTACACCGCGGAAGAACTCGACGCTCATCTGCCCACGAGGTACGTCGAAGTGATCAGCCTGAGGAACAACCGGAAGATCACCCATCTTGACTTCCTGCGGACCCGGGAGCAGCTGCACGCATTGGATCTCGACCTGCCGGTGGGAACGCTGGACCTACTGACCGCCCTTGCGCCGCTGCCCAGTGTTCGGCGTCTGAAACTCAACGGGCTGCGGGACTACGCGGACATGAGCCAGTTGCCTCGTGTCTTTCCGGGCCTGACAGGACTGACACTGCAACTGGAGGAAGGCGCCGCGGAACCGCCCGACCCGAAGGTTCTGGGCGCCGAAGCGCTCGGCGCCCTCTTCGGGCGTCAGCTGCGGGTGGTGGTGCAGTAG
- a CDS encoding arabinan endo-1,5-alpha-L-arabinosidase, whose amino-acid sequence MSRRTALLALLTAVLLALIPSSASAYPNPGRVTGSVVTHDPTMIRTSSGQYLLYATGGGIANKTSSDRTAFSAGADVFFSRPSWWRNYSSVPEAWAPDISYQGGKYLLYYSVSSFGSNTSAIGFATSSTGQPGSWTDQGTVYASTTSSDYNAIDPNLFVDDDGKWWLSFGSWWTGLKMIQINPSTGKQLSSNTTRYSIASRPTGTKAVEAPSIVKRGGYYYLFASYDTCCAGTSSTYKVKVGRATSVTGPYYDKSGVAMTNNGGTPVLESHGRYVGPGGQSILADSDGDLIVYHYYDGQDNGTPKLGINLLNWSSGWPVAY is encoded by the coding sequence ATGTCCCGCCGAACCGCCCTCCTCGCCCTCCTCACCGCCGTCCTGCTCGCCCTCATCCCGTCCTCGGCGTCGGCGTACCCCAACCCCGGCCGGGTCACCGGCTCCGTCGTCACCCACGACCCGACGATGATCCGCACCTCGTCCGGCCAGTACCTGCTGTACGCCACCGGCGGCGGCATCGCCAACAAGACGTCGTCCGACCGCACCGCCTTCAGCGCGGGTGCCGACGTCTTCTTCTCCCGGCCGAGTTGGTGGCGGAACTACTCCTCCGTCCCCGAGGCCTGGGCGCCGGACATCTCGTACCAGGGCGGCAAGTACCTGCTGTACTACTCCGTCTCGTCGTTCGGTTCGAACACGTCCGCCATCGGCTTCGCCACCTCCAGCACCGGCCAGCCCGGCAGCTGGACCGACCAGGGGACCGTCTACGCGTCCACCACCTCCAGCGACTACAACGCCATCGACCCGAACCTCTTCGTGGACGACGACGGCAAGTGGTGGCTGTCCTTCGGCAGTTGGTGGACCGGGCTCAAGATGATCCAGATCAACCCGTCGACCGGCAAGCAGCTCTCGTCGAACACGACGCGTTATTCGATCGCCTCCCGCCCGACCGGCACGAAGGCCGTCGAGGCGCCGTCGATCGTCAAACGGGGCGGCTACTACTACCTGTTCGCCTCGTACGACACCTGCTGTGCCGGCACCAGCTCCACGTACAAGGTCAAGGTGGGCCGGGCGACCAGTGTCACCGGGCCCTACTACGACAAGAGTGGCGTCGCGATGACGAACAACGGCGGGACGCCCGTGTTGGAGTCGCACGGGCGGTACGTCGGGCCCGGCGGGCAGTCGATCCTGGCGGACTCGGACGGGGACCTGATCGTGTACCACTACTACGACGGCCAGGACAACGGCACGCCCAAGCTCGGGATCAACCTGCTGAACTGGAGCAGTGGGTGGCCTGTGGCCTACTGA
- a CDS encoding aminotransferase class I/II-fold pyridoxal phosphate-dependent enzyme, with product MADNVTSLFRTGAHSPSMAALARESGEAGPLDFCIPCNPYFPTPAMFDELTHRLRDIITYYPSSADTITGELCNLLQLPPQCVAMGNGSTELITWIDHLLVRESLAIPVPTFGRWTDQPLETGKRVDMFPLQESNGFALDPAQYIQFIRSRGTRAAVICNPNNPDGGFLPKQTILAFCDALADLDLIVIDESFLEFADAENEPSVVDEAVMRPNVIVLRSLGKNFGLHGVRFGYMVANPGLAGRVRSMLPKWNLNAFAETVVFMLRDHGPEYAESLHMVRRDRLDMARQLSTLPGLTVYPSQGNFLFVRLPVGAEGTVVRDRLLTEHRILVRECGNKIGSSSRFLRLVVRPQVDVRRLVSGLESVLYGNRRGAAVPELSTGTSYSSGTAAVDRLVSSTSGQGYPGIAAAANGMAGQPQPLTAAANGMVGQPQPLTAAANGRGGQPQPLTAAANGMGGQAQQFTAPANGMVGQPQQFTAAANGIPGQPQPLTAAQTRGTTGMPGGLTAVNAQGQPQGFPQPQPQAMPQPVPQPVPQQATGWPNTPPNGAGWPAAAVDRVG from the coding sequence ATGGCCGACAATGTCACCTCGCTGTTCCGCACCGGCGCGCACAGCCCCTCGATGGCCGCGCTGGCACGCGAGAGCGGGGAGGCGGGTCCGCTGGACTTCTGCATCCCGTGCAATCCGTATTTCCCCACGCCCGCGATGTTCGATGAGCTGACCCACCGGTTGCGCGACATCATCACGTACTACCCGAGCAGCGCGGACACCATCACGGGTGAGCTGTGCAACCTGCTCCAACTCCCCCCGCAGTGCGTGGCGATGGGCAACGGCTCGACGGAGCTCATCACCTGGATCGACCACCTGCTGGTCCGCGAATCGCTCGCCATCCCCGTCCCCACCTTCGGCCGCTGGACCGACCAGCCGCTGGAGACCGGCAAGCGCGTCGACATGTTCCCGCTCCAGGAGAGCAACGGCTTCGCCCTCGACCCGGCTCAGTACATCCAGTTCATCCGCTCCCGTGGCACCCGCGCGGCCGTCATCTGCAACCCGAACAACCCCGACGGCGGCTTTCTGCCCAAGCAGACGATCCTGGCCTTCTGCGACGCGCTCGCGGACCTGGACCTGATCGTCATCGACGAGTCGTTCCTGGAGTTCGCCGACGCGGAGAACGAGCCGAGCGTCGTCGACGAGGCGGTGATGCGGCCCAACGTCATCGTGCTGCGCAGTCTCGGCAAGAACTTCGGGCTGCACGGCGTGCGGTTCGGCTACATGGTGGCCAACCCGGGCCTGGCGGGCAGAGTCCGTTCGATGCTGCCGAAGTGGAACCTGAACGCCTTCGCGGAGACCGTGGTGTTCATGCTCAGGGACCACGGTCCCGAGTACGCGGAGAGCCTGCACATGGTGCGCCGCGACCGGCTCGACATGGCGCGCCAGCTCTCCACACTGCCCGGCCTCACGGTCTACCCCTCGCAGGGCAACTTCCTCTTCGTGCGCCTCCCCGTGGGTGCCGAGGGCACCGTGGTCCGGGACCGCCTGCTCACCGAGCACCGGATCCTGGTCCGCGAGTGCGGCAACAAGATCGGCTCGTCCAGTCGCTTCCTGCGGCTCGTGGTGCGCCCCCAGGTGGACGTGCGTCGCCTGGTGTCCGGCCTGGAGTCGGTGCTCTACGGGAACAGGAGGGGAGCCGCCGTGCCCGAGCTGAGCACAGGGACCAGCTACAGCTCGGGTACGGCGGCGGTGGACCGGCTCGTCAGTTCGACGAGCGGGCAGGGCTATCCGGGGATCGCCGCCGCGGCCAACGGGATGGCCGGGCAGCCCCAGCCGCTCACGGCCGCCGCCAACGGAATGGTCGGACAGCCCCAGCCGCTCACGGCCGCCGCCAACGGAAGGGGGGGACAGCCTCAGCCGCTGACCGCCGCGGCCAACGGAATGGGCGGACAGGCCCAGCAGTTCACCGCCCCCGCCAACGGAATGGTCGGACAGCCGCAGCAGTTCACCGCCGCGGCGAACGGGATACCCGGGCAGCCGCAGCCGCTCACGGCCGCCCAGACCCGTGGCACGACGGGCATGCCGGGAGGGCTGACCGCCGTGAACGCACAGGGTCAGCCGCAGGGGTTCCCGCAACCGCAGCCCCAGGCCATGCCGCAGCCGGTGCCCCAACCCGTGCCGCAGCAGGCCACCGGCTGGCCCAACACGCCGCCGAACGGCGCCGGCTGGCCGGCCGCCGCTGTCGACCGGGTCGGCTGA
- the mmsB gene encoding multiple monosaccharide ABC transporter permease, with protein sequence MSTNVTAKSPAPAPAGKGDSTGGDGLLQLMIDGMRRNMRQYGMLIALGLIVVLFAVWTDGDLLLPRNVSNLVLQNSYILILAIGMMLVIIAGHIDLSVGSLTAFVGAVAAVLMVNHDIAWPVAVVMCLLLGAAAGAVQGFFIAYLGIPSFIVTLAGMLLFRGLTEIFLEGQTIGPFPKGLQDVSNGFLPEVGPDTNYHNLTLLLGFAVIAFVVLQEVRDRRRQQEFALEVPPAKLFLLKIVALVAAVLTVTMMLASYKGAPVVLIILGALVVGFGYVMRNAVIGRHVYAIGGNLPAAKLSGVRDKKVTFLVFLNMGMLAALAGLVFAARFNAASPKAGVNFELEAIAASFIGGASMSGGVGTVLGAIIGGVVLGVLNNGMNLVGVGSDWQQVIKGLVLLAAVGFDVWNKRKVGS encoded by the coding sequence ATGAGCACGAACGTGACCGCCAAGTCCCCCGCGCCGGCGCCCGCCGGCAAGGGCGACTCGACCGGGGGCGACGGCCTGCTGCAGCTGATGATCGACGGTATGCGCCGCAACATGCGGCAGTACGGCATGCTGATCGCTCTCGGTCTGATCGTGGTGCTGTTCGCGGTGTGGACGGACGGCGACCTGCTGCTGCCGCGCAACGTCTCCAACCTGGTGCTGCAGAACAGCTACATCCTGATCCTCGCGATCGGCATGATGCTCGTCATCATCGCGGGCCACATCGACCTGTCGGTCGGCTCGCTCACCGCCTTCGTGGGCGCGGTGGCGGCCGTACTGATGGTCAACCACGACATCGCCTGGCCGGTGGCCGTGGTGATGTGCCTGCTCCTGGGCGCCGCCGCGGGGGCCGTGCAGGGGTTCTTCATCGCCTATCTCGGCATACCCTCGTTCATCGTCACCCTCGCGGGCATGCTGCTCTTCCGCGGTCTGACCGAGATCTTCCTGGAGGGCCAGACCATCGGCCCGTTCCCCAAGGGTCTGCAGGACGTCTCCAACGGCTTCCTTCCCGAGGTCGGCCCGGACACCAACTACCACAACCTCACACTGCTGCTCGGCTTCGCGGTGATCGCGTTCGTGGTGCTGCAGGAGGTCCGTGACCGCAGGCGCCAGCAGGAGTTCGCACTGGAGGTGCCGCCCGCCAAGCTCTTCCTGCTGAAGATCGTGGCCCTGGTCGCCGCCGTGCTCACGGTGACGATGATGCTCGCCAGTTACAAGGGTGCCCCGGTGGTGCTGATCATCCTCGGCGCCCTGGTCGTGGGCTTCGGCTATGTGATGCGCAACGCCGTCATCGGCCGCCACGTGTACGCGATCGGCGGCAACCTGCCCGCGGCGAAGCTGTCCGGTGTGCGGGACAAGAAGGTCACCTTCCTGGTCTTCCTCAACATGGGCATGCTCGCGGCGCTGGCCGGTCTGGTCTTCGCGGCCCGCTTCAACGCGGCCTCGCCCAAGGCCGGTGTGAACTTCGAACTCGAGGCGATCGCCGCGTCGTTCATCGGCGGCGCGTCGATGAGCGGCGGCGTGGGCACGGTCCTCGGCGCGATCATCGGTGGTGTCGTCCTCGGTGTCCTGAACAACGGCATGAACCTCGTCGGCGTCGGCAGCGACTGGCAGCAGGTCATCAAGGGCCTGGTGCTCCTCGCGGCGGTCGGCTTCGACGTGTGGAACAAGCGCAAGGTCGGTTCCTAG
- a CDS encoding aldose epimerase family protein codes for MKELFGTLADGTKVHRWSLENGGTRLKVLSYGGVVQSLELPDRHGRYANVSLGFGTIEEYEASSPYFGAVIGRYGNRIAGGRFTLDGEDHRLPVNDGGNNLHGGPDGFDKHVWAVEEFTSGSDVGLVLRRTSPDGEMGYPGTLTAKVTYTLTGDGDWRIDYAATTDRATVVNLTNHVYWNLAGESGGPVHDHELTVAASRFTPVDASLVPTGELAEVTGTAFDFRTPKTVGEDLGRPEQQLLHTKGFDHNLVLDKGLTQRPEHFATLREPVSGRTLRIATTEPGVQFYSGNFLDGTLVGPGGQAYGPGSALCLETQHFPDSPNRPEFPSTVLRPGETYRSTTVHSFNS; via the coding sequence GTGAAGGAACTTTTCGGAACACTCGCCGACGGCACGAAGGTCCACCGGTGGTCGCTGGAGAACGGCGGCACCCGGCTGAAGGTCCTCTCGTACGGCGGAGTCGTCCAGTCGCTCGAACTCCCGGACCGCCACGGCCGGTACGCGAACGTGTCGCTCGGTTTCGGGACGATCGAGGAGTACGAGGCGTCCAGCCCGTACTTCGGCGCCGTCATCGGCCGGTACGGCAACCGCATCGCCGGCGGCAGGTTCACCCTCGACGGCGAGGATCACCGACTCCCCGTCAACGACGGCGGGAACAACCTGCACGGCGGACCCGACGGCTTCGACAAACATGTGTGGGCCGTGGAGGAGTTCACCTCCGGCTCCGACGTGGGCCTGGTCCTGCGCCGCACCAGCCCCGACGGCGAGATGGGCTACCCCGGCACGCTGACGGCGAAGGTCACGTACACGCTCACCGGTGACGGCGACTGGCGCATCGACTACGCGGCCACCACCGACCGGGCCACGGTCGTCAACCTCACCAACCACGTGTACTGGAACCTGGCGGGCGAGAGCGGCGGCCCGGTCCACGACCACGAGTTGACGGTCGCCGCGTCCCGCTTCACACCGGTCGACGCGAGCCTCGTCCCCACCGGCGAACTCGCCGAGGTCACGGGCACCGCCTTCGACTTCCGTACGCCGAAGACCGTCGGCGAGGATCTCGGCCGGCCCGAGCAACAACTCCTGCACACCAAGGGGTTCGACCACAACCTGGTCCTCGACAAGGGGCTCACGCAGCGGCCCGAGCACTTCGCGACCCTCCGCGAACCGGTCTCCGGCCGCACCCTGAGGATCGCGACGACCGAGCCCGGTGTGCAGTTCTACTCGGGCAACTTCCTGGACGGCACCCTGGTGGGCCCCGGCGGCCAGGCATACGGTCCTGGCAGCGCGCTGTGCCTGGAGACCCAGCACTTCCCGGACTCGCCGAACCGCCCGGAGTTCCCGTCGACCGTGCTCAGGCCGGGCGAGACGTACCGCTCGACGACGGTCCACTCGTTCAACTCGTGA